A single genomic interval of Bacillus sp. es.036 harbors:
- a CDS encoding spore germination protein gives MSQKKIIHPVSHSFEKNIDFLHKELGVGKSFDVIQLDLDYAGRKMAMFLIDGFVKDDILHYLMKLLSRLEPEQLDPDPLEKLMKVHIPYVEIDRQNDLDVVMDLVLAGPTALVVEGISEIIMIDARTYPVRGPQEPDLERVTRGARDGFVETIVFNTSLTRRRVRDKTLRMEYMQVGRRSKTDICISYIEDIADPEIVKRIKESVSNIDTDGLPMGEKTIEEFICGRHLNPYPLVRYTERPDTAAIHLYEGHVLIYVDGSPSVLITPTTFWHHLQHAEEYRQKPLVGAYLRLVRFIAVWIGIFILPLWYLFATNPRLLGSNMQFIGVDQGGTLPLFVQFLLIEIGIDILRMATIHTPTSLATALGLVSAILIGQVAVEVGLFINEVILYLALAALGTFATPSYELSLANRLFRLLLLVVTAAFGVIGFVVGFTLWMVLLIRTKSFHIPYLWPFIPFSYRAFRDVIFRAPMPLKNRRPTVLHTKDPDR, from the coding sequence ATGTCTCAAAAAAAGATTATTCATCCAGTTAGTCATTCATTTGAAAAAAATATAGATTTTCTTCATAAAGAATTAGGAGTCGGTAAAAGCTTTGATGTGATTCAACTTGATCTCGACTATGCAGGTCGGAAAATGGCGATGTTCTTAATTGATGGTTTTGTAAAAGATGATATTCTGCATTATTTAATGAAATTATTATCAAGACTTGAGCCAGAACAACTTGATCCAGATCCGCTTGAAAAGCTCATGAAAGTTCATATTCCTTATGTTGAAATTGATCGACAGAACGACCTTGATGTCGTCATGGACCTTGTTCTAGCGGGTCCAACGGCTCTTGTTGTAGAAGGCATAAGCGAAATTATCATGATTGATGCAAGAACCTATCCAGTTCGTGGACCACAAGAGCCAGATTTGGAACGTGTAACGAGAGGGGCTAGAGATGGATTCGTTGAAACAATTGTATTTAATACGTCATTGACTAGGAGAAGAGTTAGGGACAAAACACTAAGAATGGAATATATGCAGGTTGGTAGAAGGTCTAAAACAGATATTTGTATTAGTTACATTGAGGATATTGCGGATCCAGAAATTGTTAAGAGGATCAAGGAATCGGTTAGTAATATCGATACAGATGGTTTACCGATGGGTGAAAAAACAATTGAAGAGTTTATTTGTGGTAGGCATTTAAATCCGTATCCTCTTGTACGGTATACAGAGCGACCAGATACTGCTGCCATTCATCTTTATGAAGGTCACGTTTTGATTTATGTTGATGGATCCCCAAGTGTGCTCATCACACCAACTACATTTTGGCATCACTTGCAGCATGCGGAAGAGTATCGACAAAAACCGCTTGTTGGAGCTTATTTGAGGCTTGTCCGTTTTATTGCTGTATGGATCGGAATTTTCATCTTACCGCTCTGGTATTTATTTGCTACAAATCCAAGGTTATTAGGATCGAATATGCAATTTATTGGCGTTGATCAAGGGGGGACCCTGCCGTTATTTGTTCAATTTTTACTTATTGAAATAGGAATTGATATTCTTAGAATGGCAACAATTCATACACCAACGTCTTTAGCGACAGCGCTTGGTCTTGTATCAGCTATATTAATAGGACAAGTAGCTGTTGAGGTAGGATTATTTATTAATGAGGTTATTTTATATCTAGCTCTTGCAGCTTTAGGTACCTTTGCAACGCCGTCTTATGAATTGAGTCTTGCCAACCGTTTGTTTCGACTACTATTACTTGTCGTAACAGCTGCCTTTGGAGTCATTGGTTTTGTTGTCGGCTTTACTCTTTGGATGGTCCTTCTTATTCGTACAAAATCTTTTCATATTCCATACCTGTGGCCGTTTATTCCTTTTTCATATCGTGCTTTTCGCGATGTTATTTTCCGAGCGCCGATGCCTCTTAAAAATCGAAGGCCAACAGTCCTTCATACAAAAGATCCAGATCGTTAA
- a CDS encoding HAD family hydrolase, whose product MKWTHIYFDLDNTLYDHEKAFEKTILHCAENMLYKKKSSLPVHKWFTVFKCNCDKFWGFYEEGEWSRERYQINRFCKTNEFFDLTCSEQEAIDFQEEYQSKVASFAELYPESDSILSLLKNKGIELGIITNGEEETQTAKIEALQLLQWIPRENIYISEVIGLEKPETSIFHYVLGSTGRYLYIGDTFEHDIKPALEAGFDVIYFNSRNEKVDQSLVNQVPEIVTYDELKKILFD is encoded by the coding sequence GTGAAATGGACACACATCTATTTTGATTTAGATAATACTCTTTACGATCATGAAAAAGCTTTTGAAAAAACCATTTTGCATTGTGCAGAAAACATGTTATATAAGAAAAAATCATCTCTTCCAGTTCATAAATGGTTTACTGTTTTCAAATGTAACTGTGATAAATTTTGGGGATTTTATGAAGAAGGAGAGTGGTCAAGAGAGCGTTATCAGATCAATCGATTTTGTAAGACGAATGAATTTTTTGATTTAACATGCTCTGAACAAGAAGCAATTGATTTTCAAGAAGAATATCAGTCCAAAGTGGCCTCTTTCGCTGAGTTATATCCAGAAAGTGATTCTATATTATCATTACTGAAAAATAAAGGGATTGAACTAGGCATCATTACGAACGGTGAGGAGGAAACCCAAACAGCAAAGATTGAGGCGTTACAACTGTTACAGTGGATTCCTCGAGAAAACATCTATATTTCAGAAGTTATAGGGTTGGAAAAACCCGAAACTTCTATCTTTCACTACGTTTTAGGTAGTACCGGTCGATATCTATACATAGGCGACACCTTTGAACATGACATTAAACCTGCATTAGAAGCAGGCTTTGATGTGATTTATTTCAACTCTCGAAACGAAAAGGTTGATCAGAGTCTTGTCAATCAAGTCCCTGAAATCGTTACTTATGATGAATTAAAGAAGATTTTATTTGATTAG
- a CDS encoding YqgQ family protein translates to MKTFYDIQQLLKRYGMIVYTGSRLGDLELMEDEVQELYEMKILEKEDYLVARMILRNEINKERDKHE, encoded by the coding sequence ATGAAAACATTTTATGATATACAACAACTTTTAAAACGCTATGGCATGATCGTTTATACTGGTAGCAGACTTGGAGATCTTGAATTAATGGAAGATGAGGTACAAGAATTATATGAAATGAAGATTCTCGAAAAAGAAGATTACCTCGTCGCCAGAATGATCTTACGAAATGAAATCAACAAGGAGAGAGACAAACATGAATGA
- a CDS encoding M42 family metallopeptidase, translated as MKVFHAEELLQTTKELVSIPSPSGYTDEVISWVEGRMQELGVETKRNHKGGLIATIEGADSSRQRMLTAHVDTLGAMVKEIKSDGRLRLSLIGGFRFNAIEGEYCEIITGDGKRFTGTILLHQTSVHVYKNNGEIKRDEQNMEVRLDERVANAEDVKKLGIRVGDFTSFDPRVQLTESGFIKSRHLDDKASVALLLANIKKLKEDNKTLPHTTHFLISNNEEIGYGGNSNIPEETVEYIAVDMGALGDGQSSDEYTVSICAKDSSGPYHYRLREHLVSLAEEHHIEYKLDIYPYYGSDASAAIRAGVDVRHALIGPGIDASHAYERTHEASMLHTAHLIYRYLLSQMID; from the coding sequence ATGAAAGTATTCCATGCAGAAGAGCTTCTACAAACGACGAAAGAATTAGTTAGTATTCCTAGTCCATCAGGCTACACGGATGAAGTGATTAGTTGGGTGGAAGGAAGAATGCAAGAACTTGGTGTAGAAACGAAGCGAAATCATAAAGGTGGGCTAATTGCTACGATAGAAGGTGCTGATTCGTCCCGACAGCGCATGTTAACAGCTCACGTAGATACGTTAGGCGCGATGGTTAAAGAAATCAAGAGTGATGGTCGCCTACGCCTATCTTTAATTGGTGGCTTTCGATTTAATGCGATAGAAGGAGAATACTGTGAAATAATTACAGGAGATGGTAAGCGTTTTACTGGCACAATACTTTTACACCAAACCTCTGTCCATGTTTATAAAAACAATGGAGAGATCAAGCGAGACGAACAAAATATGGAGGTGCGCCTCGACGAACGTGTTGCTAACGCTGAAGACGTTAAGAAATTAGGAATACGGGTCGGCGATTTTACATCTTTTGATCCTCGGGTGCAGTTAACAGAGAGTGGGTTTATTAAGTCCAGACATTTAGATGATAAAGCAAGCGTTGCCCTCCTTCTTGCAAATATAAAAAAACTAAAAGAAGATAACAAAACGCTTCCTCATACAACACATTTCTTAATTTCTAATAACGAAGAGATTGGTTACGGTGGAAATTCGAATATTCCTGAAGAAACTGTAGAATACATAGCCGTGGATATGGGGGCACTTGGTGATGGGCAATCCTCAGATGAATACACCGTTTCCATTTGCGCGAAAGATTCGAGTGGTCCTTATCATTATCGCCTTAGAGAGCATTTGGTCAGCCTTGCAGAAGAACACCATATTGAGTACAAGCTAGATATTTATCCTTACTATGGCTCAGATGCATCGGCAGCTATCCGTGCAGGTGTAGATGTCCGGCATGCTCTAATTGGTCCTGGTATTGATGCTTCCCATGCTTATGAGCGCACCCATGAGGCTTCAATGCTTCATACAGCTCATTTAATTTATCGCTATCTTTTATCACAGATGATTGACTGA
- the mobA gene encoding molybdenum cofactor guanylyltransferase, whose amino-acid sequence MKITGLLLAGGESRRFGSPKAFATYYDKPFYQVVLNQLHPVVDEAMIVTKMNLLKQFNMQVTENIRVIKDEEAFEGMGPLAGIYSGINQSNGDYYLTVACDMPFVTDGLFSLLIEERLMHRDAMAIIPVSSGRRQPLCALYHSSCQPVIEELLISGKRRMNDLLQSIDVHFVEVENRERQFLNVNTREEFKLVQKEID is encoded by the coding sequence ATGAAAATAACTGGTTTATTGCTAGCAGGAGGGGAGTCTCGAAGATTTGGGTCTCCAAAAGCATTTGCTACTTATTATGACAAACCATTTTATCAAGTGGTGTTAAATCAGCTTCATCCTGTAGTAGATGAAGCCATGATCGTAACCAAAATGAATTTATTAAAGCAGTTTAACATGCAGGTAACTGAAAATATAAGAGTAATAAAAGATGAGGAAGCTTTCGAGGGGATGGGTCCGTTAGCAGGGATCTATTCTGGGATAAATCAATCGAATGGGGATTATTATCTTACTGTAGCTTGCGATATGCCGTTTGTAACAGATGGTTTATTTTCGCTTTTAATAGAAGAGCGATTAATGCATCGCGATGCAATGGCAATTATACCTGTCAGTTCAGGAAGGCGCCAGCCTCTTTGTGCTCTTTACCATTCTTCATGTCAGCCTGTTATCGAAGAGCTACTCATATCAGGGAAAAGAAGAATGAATGATCTTCTCCAATCAATTGATGTCCATTTTGTAGAAGTTGAAAATCGAGAAAGACAATTTTTAAATGTAAATACACGTGAAGAATTTAAACTTGTTCAAAAGGAGATAGATTAA
- a CDS encoding ROK family glucokinase, whose translation MMMKEEKWFIGVDLGGTTIKLAFLDFYGEIKKKWEIPTDKSEAGRHITMHIARAIDDKMEEMELAKEKFAGIGMGAPGFIEMETGFIYHAVNIGWRNFPLKDKLEVETGLPVIIDNDANIAALGEMWRGAGDGARDLLCVTLGTGVGGGIITNGTIIHGTNGMAGEIGHITSVPEAGASCNCGKTGCLETVASATGIVRIAMENLTSNQESVLYHTYKEQNQLTSRDIFEAAEANDSYAEEVVEKVTFYLGLAIANLANALNPSKIVIGGGVSKAGEALLKPLKHQFEKYALPRVKEGSDFAIATLGNDAGVIGGAWLVKTKLVK comes from the coding sequence ATGATGATGAAAGAAGAAAAATGGTTCATAGGTGTGGATCTGGGAGGCACAACAATCAAGCTTGCTTTCCTTGATTTTTACGGAGAAATTAAAAAGAAATGGGAAATTCCGACGGATAAATCAGAAGCGGGTCGACATATTACCATGCATATTGCAAGAGCAATCGACGATAAAATGGAAGAAATGGAATTAGCCAAAGAGAAATTTGCTGGAATTGGCATGGGAGCTCCAGGGTTCATTGAGATGGAGACAGGTTTTATCTACCATGCTGTTAATATCGGATGGCGGAACTTTCCTTTAAAAGATAAGCTAGAAGTTGAAACAGGATTACCGGTTATTATTGATAATGATGCTAATATTGCTGCACTCGGAGAAATGTGGCGAGGTGCAGGTGATGGTGCTCGTGATTTGCTTTGCGTAACGCTTGGAACTGGAGTAGGCGGTGGCATTATTACAAATGGTACGATAATACATGGGACGAACGGAATGGCGGGAGAGATTGGACATATTACCTCTGTTCCTGAAGCCGGTGCTTCATGTAACTGTGGTAAAACGGGTTGTCTTGAAACCGTTGCTTCTGCAACTGGTATTGTTCGGATTGCGATGGAAAACCTTACGTCTAATCAAGAAAGCGTTCTTTATCATACATATAAGGAGCAGAATCAGCTTACTTCTCGTGACATTTTTGAAGCTGCAGAAGCGAATGATTCTTACGCTGAAGAAGTAGTTGAAAAAGTTACGTTCTATCTTGGTTTGGCCATTGCTAATTTAGCAAACGCCTTAAATCCATCTAAGATTGTCATTGGAGGTGGCGTTTCTAAAGCGGGAGAAGCTTTGTTAAAACCATTAAAGCATCAATTTGAAAAATATGCTTTACCGAGGGTGAAAGAAGGCTCAGATTTCGCAATTGCTACTCTTGGCAATGATGCTGGCGTTATAGGTGGGGCCTGGCTTGTTAAAACTAAATTAGTTAAATAG
- the nhaC gene encoding Na+/H+ antiporter NhaC: MKKISFPVALVVIGLLMSWMLFSIIGLKVEPHIPLLAGVVGMGIMGLLLGMKWEAIEKALLESITTGLKPILILFVVGMMIAVWMQSGTVPTLLYGGLQFIQPEWFLISALIVTIIVSTFTGSSFTTIGTIGVAMMGIGAAMGVSPALAAGAVISGACFGDKMSPLSDTTNFAPAVAKVDLFTHIRHMMRTTIPAIIVTVIFFFIMSKNLSSSVNPEDLNNAMMVLKSEFHISLWTLVPPLLVLILAVKRVPVLVTLFAGLLAGIIVAMVTQGVYSASSIIGTMQNGFASETSSDLVNGIINRGGLQSMMWSVSLIILALALGGVLQAMGMIQSLMSGLTKLLNRRGHLISATATSAIGVNLLTGEQYLSILLPGQTFEPFYDKAGVDRKYLSRTLEDAGTLINPLIPWGVSGAFFADTLGVAVMSYLPFAIFLWLSPLFTIILGYSNNKKLG, encoded by the coding sequence ATGAAAAAAATTTCGTTTCCAGTTGCGCTTGTTGTTATTGGTTTACTAATGAGTTGGATGTTATTTAGTATTATTGGGTTAAAGGTGGAGCCTCATATTCCTCTCCTTGCGGGCGTAGTTGGTATGGGTATAATGGGACTTTTACTCGGTATGAAGTGGGAGGCAATTGAGAAGGCTCTTTTAGAGAGCATTACAACGGGGTTAAAACCGATTTTAATACTTTTTGTCGTTGGTATGATGATTGCTGTCTGGATGCAAAGTGGAACGGTGCCAACATTATTGTATGGTGGACTTCAATTTATCCAACCTGAATGGTTCTTAATAAGTGCGTTGATTGTTACCATTATCGTATCAACCTTTACGGGGAGCTCTTTTACAACGATAGGTACAATTGGAGTTGCGATGATGGGTATAGGTGCTGCAATGGGGGTAAGTCCGGCGCTAGCAGCAGGAGCTGTTATTTCTGGTGCATGTTTTGGTGATAAAATGTCTCCTCTTTCTGATACAACTAACTTCGCACCTGCAGTGGCAAAAGTAGATTTGTTTACGCACATTCGACACATGATGCGAACAACAATTCCAGCGATTATCGTAACGGTTATTTTCTTTTTTATTATGAGTAAAAACTTATCTTCTTCTGTTAATCCAGAGGATCTAAACAACGCAATGATGGTTCTAAAAAGCGAGTTTCATATATCGCTATGGACGTTAGTCCCACCACTGCTTGTGCTTATACTTGCAGTTAAAAGAGTGCCGGTTCTCGTTACTCTATTTGCTGGATTACTTGCAGGGATTATTGTGGCAATGGTAACACAAGGCGTTTATTCAGCCTCCTCGATTATAGGAACCATGCAAAATGGTTTTGCAAGTGAAACGTCCAGTGATCTCGTAAATGGAATTATAAATAGAGGTGGACTACAATCAATGATGTGGAGCGTGTCCCTCATTATATTAGCACTTGCACTTGGGGGTGTACTTCAAGCCATGGGTATGATTCAATCGCTCATGAGCGGTTTAACAAAGCTGCTAAACAGGCGAGGACATTTAATCTCTGCGACAGCGACATCAGCCATTGGTGTGAATTTATTAACGGGTGAGCAGTACTTGTCAATTTTACTTCCAGGCCAAACGTTTGAGCCTTTTTATGATAAAGCAGGAGTAGATCGTAAATACCTTTCTCGCACACTTGAAGATGCAGGAACATTAATAAATCCATTAATTCCTTGGGGCGTTTCGGGAGCCTTTTTTGCAGATACGCTAGGTGTAGCGGTAATGAGCTATCTTCCATTTGCCATCTTCCTTTGGTTATCTCCATTATTTACAATAATACTGGGTTACTCGAATAATAAGAAGCTTGGATAG
- the nfsA gene encoding oxygen-insensitive NADPH nitroreductase gives MNETIETMLAHRSIRAFKDTPLTEEQINILVKAAQSASTSSYIQAYSIIGVKDREKKKQIAELAGGQSYVEENGHFFVFCADFNRHHATAEMHGTDVIETVQSTEKFMVGLIDASLAAQNASVAAESMGLGICYIGGIRNDLEKVNDLLNLPQHVIPLFGLCVGYPNQEPDIKPRLPLENIYHVDEYEQNEKVFKDELIKYDEVISSYYTDRTAGQRTGGWTAMMAHKLTSPVRTYMKKFLEKKGFPLK, from the coding sequence ATGAATGAAACCATTGAAACGATGCTCGCTCATCGATCTATTCGAGCGTTTAAAGATACGCCACTAACAGAAGAACAAATTAATATTCTTGTCAAAGCGGCCCAGTCTGCGTCAACGTCAAGTTATATTCAGGCATACTCTATTATCGGTGTGAAAGATAGAGAGAAGAAAAAACAAATAGCAGAGCTCGCAGGGGGACAGAGTTACGTCGAAGAGAATGGCCATTTCTTCGTATTCTGTGCCGATTTTAACCGTCATCATGCTACGGCAGAAATGCACGGAACTGATGTTATAGAAACGGTTCAATCTACTGAAAAATTCATGGTAGGATTAATCGACGCATCTCTTGCAGCACAAAATGCAAGCGTGGCTGCTGAATCAATGGGTCTTGGTATTTGTTATATTGGTGGTATTCGAAATGATCTAGAAAAAGTAAATGATTTATTGAATCTACCTCAACACGTGATTCCATTGTTCGGTCTTTGCGTAGGATATCCTAATCAGGAACCTGATATTAAACCGCGTTTGCCTCTAGAAAACATTTATCACGTAGATGAATATGAACAAAATGAAAAAGTTTTTAAAGATGAATTAATCAAATATGATGAAGTGATTTCATCTTATTATACAGATCGAACGGCTGGACAGCGCACAGGTGGTTGGACAGCGATGATGGCTCATAAATTAACGAGTCCTGTTCGAACGTACATGAAAAAGTTTCTCGAAAAGAAAGGTTTTCCTTTAAAATAA
- a CDS encoding LTA synthase family protein yields MKKLQNKYSFFLVVAFLLWLKTYLVYEFAFNIEPENKMEGFILFLNPISSVLLFLGFALFASPKYRNRVLLIINFVGSFILFANVVYYREFTDFITIPLLFQTNNMGELGNSIAELVSGFDFLLFIDIILLSAYLFVRKTKTYAVKKKEIAIVFASAIALFAINVGLAETERPQLLTRTFDREMLIKYIGTYNYHVYDAVLQSKAKAQRAFADGSEIVDIENYVKANHVEPNPEMFGKAEGKNIILVSLESTQSFVINEEVDGKEITPFLNDLIDESYYFPNFYHQTAQGKTSDSEFILENSLYGLPSGAVFFTHSGNEYNASPEILSENGYYNAVFHANNKSFWNRDVMYDALKYDKFYDINDFTVTPDNSIGWGLKDEYFFDQSIKYLETMPEPYYAKYITLTNHFPFTLESEDEYIPEWTSDDGTVNRFFTTVRYQDEAVKKFFERMKEEGLYEDSIFVMYGDHYGISENHNKAMGEFLGKEITPFESTELQKVPLIIHIPGQEGEVMDQVGGQIDLKPTIMHLLGIETKDMIKFGNDLFAEEQDNFTILRDGSFITENNLYTKNVCYDKETGEETDKAACEPYMEKAKTDLAYSDKIVYGDLLRFLGKHGEQQEDAEVK; encoded by the coding sequence ATGAAAAAGCTACAAAATAAGTATTCGTTTTTTCTAGTCGTAGCATTTTTGCTGTGGTTAAAAACGTATTTGGTGTATGAATTTGCGTTTAACATTGAACCTGAAAATAAAATGGAAGGGTTTATCTTATTTTTAAACCCGATTAGTTCTGTCTTGTTATTCCTCGGTTTTGCATTATTTGCCTCACCTAAGTATCGCAACAGAGTATTGCTGATCATTAATTTTGTCGGGTCATTTATTTTATTTGCAAATGTTGTCTACTACCGAGAATTTACAGACTTTATTACGATACCGCTTCTTTTTCAAACGAATAACATGGGTGAACTTGGTAACAGTATCGCAGAGCTAGTAAGCGGTTTTGATTTCTTGTTATTTATAGATATCATACTTCTCTCAGCTTATCTATTTGTACGTAAAACTAAAACATACGCAGTTAAGAAAAAAGAAATCGCTATTGTATTTGCAAGTGCCATCGCCCTTTTCGCTATTAATGTCGGCCTTGCTGAAACAGAGCGTCCTCAACTCTTAACTCGGACGTTTGATCGTGAAATGCTTATTAAATATATCGGTACTTACAACTATCATGTTTATGATGCTGTTCTACAATCGAAAGCAAAGGCACAACGAGCATTTGCCGACGGTAGTGAAATTGTCGATATTGAAAACTATGTGAAAGCGAACCATGTTGAACCAAACCCTGAAATGTTCGGTAAAGCAGAAGGCAAAAACATTATTCTCGTATCTCTAGAGTCTACGCAAAGTTTCGTGATAAACGAAGAGGTTGACGGAAAAGAAATTACCCCATTCCTTAATGATCTTATTGATGAAAGTTATTATTTCCCTAACTTCTATCATCAAACAGCACAGGGGAAAACTTCCGACTCTGAGTTTATTCTTGAGAATTCTCTTTATGGACTACCGAGCGGTGCGGTGTTCTTTACGCACTCAGGAAATGAATACAATGCGTCTCCAGAAATTTTAAGTGAAAATGGCTACTATAATGCCGTTTTCCATGCAAATAATAAAAGTTTTTGGAATCGTGACGTTATGTATGATGCCCTTAAATATGATAAGTTCTATGATATTAATGACTTTACGGTCACACCCGATAATTCAATCGGATGGGGATTGAAAGATGAATATTTCTTTGATCAATCCATTAAGTATTTAGAAACAATGCCAGAACCTTACTATGCTAAATATATTACCCTTACGAATCATTTCCCTTTCACTCTTGAATCAGAAGATGAATATATTCCAGAGTGGACTTCAGACGATGGTACTGTAAACAGATTTTTCACAACGGTTCGCTATCAGGACGAAGCTGTTAAAAAATTCTTTGAGCGCATGAAAGAAGAAGGACTATATGAAGATTCAATCTTTGTTATGTATGGGGATCACTATGGTATCTCTGAGAACCATAATAAAGCAATGGGCGAGTTTCTAGGGAAAGAAATCACACCATTTGAATCGACAGAACTACAAAAGGTTCCTCTTATTATCCATATCCCTGGCCAGGAGGGAGAAGTAATGGATCAAGTGGGTGGACAAATTGATTTGAAACCTACAATCATGCACCTTCTCGGAATTGAAACAAAAGATATGATTAAGTTTGGTAATGACCTGTTTGCAGAAGAACAGGATAATTTCACGATACTTCGTGATGGAAGTTTCATTACAGAAAATAACCTTTATACGAAAAATGTTTGTTATGATAAGGAAACCGGAGAAGAAACGGATAAAGCTGCCTGTGAACCATACATGGAAAAGGCAAAAACAGACCTTGCTTACTCAGATAAAATTGTGTACGGCGATCTGCTTCGTTTCTTAGGAAAGCATGGAGAGCAACAAGAAGATGCCGAGGTAAAATAA
- a CDS encoding ThiF family adenylyltransferase, protein MDHFKRYSRQMLFSPIGEVGQKKFSQSRALIVGMGALGTSIANHLVRAGFGYIRIVDRDYVEKSNLQRQMLFDEEDVAAALPKTVAAKNKLKKMNSAVEIEAITADVNPSNITEFIESMDFVMDGTDNFSTRFLLNDACFKNKIPFVYGGAVSSRGMTALFVPDETPCLRCFIQGGEGTTGETCDTIGVISPIVDIIASYQVTEIMKYIAGDHEKLHRSLMTMDIWQNHSYAMKFSSPKKDCPTCQTNEYPSLKTGVMQDITSLCGRETIQIQLESHFDLKEWAEKLEKTTKVKKTPFLLKAQLEEGERLVLFPDGRVLVQGTEDSGRAKALYARYIGM, encoded by the coding sequence ATGGATCACTTCAAAAGATATTCTAGACAAATGCTTTTTTCTCCTATCGGCGAAGTTGGGCAAAAGAAATTCAGTCAGTCGCGAGCTCTTATTGTCGGAATGGGGGCGCTCGGGACTTCTATAGCGAATCATCTTGTTCGAGCAGGCTTCGGCTACATAAGAATAGTCGATCGAGATTATGTAGAAAAAAGCAACCTTCAAAGACAGATGTTATTTGACGAAGAGGATGTTGCAGCGGCATTACCTAAAACAGTTGCGGCAAAAAATAAATTAAAAAAAATGAATTCCGCTGTTGAAATCGAAGCCATTACAGCCGACGTAAACCCAAGTAACATTACCGAATTTATTGAAAGTATGGATTTTGTAATGGACGGTACGGATAACTTTTCTACGCGATTTCTTCTAAATGATGCTTGTTTTAAAAATAAAATTCCATTTGTTTATGGTGGTGCTGTTAGTTCGAGGGGGATGACAGCTCTATTTGTCCCAGATGAAACTCCTTGCCTACGGTGCTTTATTCAGGGAGGAGAAGGAACGACAGGTGAAACGTGTGATACGATTGGTGTTATCTCTCCGATCGTAGATATTATCGCATCGTATCAAGTGACAGAAATTATGAAATATATAGCTGGAGATCATGAAAAGCTTCATCGTAGCCTAATGACCATGGATATTTGGCAGAATCACAGTTATGCTATGAAGTTTTCTTCTCCAAAGAAAGATTGTCCAACTTGTCAAACGAACGAGTACCCTTCTTTAAAGACAGGAGTAATGCAGGATATTACCTCTTTATGTGGGAGAGAAACGATTCAGATTCAGCTTGAAAGTCATTTTGATCTAAAAGAATGGGCAGAAAAACTTGAAAAAACGACAAAAGTAAAGAAAACACCTTTCCTACTTAAAGCTCAGCTGGAAGAAGGGGAGAGGCTTGTATTATTTCCAGACGGTCGGGTGCTTGTTCAAGGAACAGAAGATAGCGGAAGAGCAAAAGCACTTTATGCAAGGTATATTGGAATGTAA